One region of Rhodocaloribacter litoris genomic DNA includes:
- a CDS encoding glycosyltransferase family 4 protein, producing the protein MRILFISNNFPPEVNAPATRLYEHAKQWVADGHEVEVLTSAPHFPEGRVYRGYANRFATEVVDGIRVTRVPMYVTANEGVLKRTLSYISFMLSARWHVRRLQQRPDVVVATSPQFFAGIAGYLVGKKLRVPFVFEVRDLWPESVVAVGAVRRNAVIRFFERVEQFLYERAAHIVVVTDAFKAFITNRGIPREKITVVKNGADLDAWGQPLDPERLAAWRKRLDVEGKFVAAYIGTIGMAHRADVMLEAAQRCTDPDVVFMVVGTGAERARLEARQAELNLPNVRLVDKVPKEDVRYLMALTDVSVVHLRRSDLFKTVIPSKIFEAMVTRTPIVLGVEGETRAIIEAAGAGIPITPEEAGELVEAVLRLRNDPVLHAQMGERGHAFVHAHFDRKKLARCYADLLARIAGTAPAPELRAPAEAEAV; encoded by the coding sequence ATGCGCATTCTCTTTATCAGCAACAACTTTCCGCCCGAGGTCAACGCGCCGGCGACCCGCCTCTATGAGCACGCGAAGCAGTGGGTGGCCGACGGGCACGAGGTGGAGGTGCTCACGAGCGCCCCGCACTTCCCCGAAGGACGCGTGTACCGCGGGTACGCCAACCGCTTTGCCACGGAGGTGGTCGACGGCATCCGGGTCACCCGCGTGCCGATGTACGTCACGGCGAACGAAGGCGTGCTCAAACGCACGCTCAGCTACATCTCCTTCATGCTCTCGGCCCGCTGGCACGTGCGGCGCCTGCAGCAGCGGCCGGACGTGGTCGTGGCCACGTCGCCGCAGTTTTTCGCCGGGATCGCCGGGTATCTGGTCGGAAAGAAGCTGCGGGTGCCGTTCGTTTTCGAGGTGCGCGACCTGTGGCCGGAGTCGGTCGTGGCCGTCGGGGCGGTGCGCCGGAACGCCGTCATCCGCTTCTTCGAGCGCGTCGAGCAGTTCCTCTACGAGCGCGCCGCCCACATCGTCGTCGTCACGGATGCCTTCAAGGCGTTCATCACGAACCGGGGGATCCCGCGCGAGAAGATCACGGTCGTCAAGAACGGGGCGGACCTCGACGCCTGGGGACAGCCGCTCGACCCCGAGCGCCTGGCGGCCTGGCGGAAGCGCCTCGACGTCGAGGGCAAGTTCGTCGCCGCCTACATCGGGACCATCGGGATGGCGCACCGCGCCGACGTGATGCTAGAGGCGGCGCAGCGGTGCACCGATCCGGACGTCGTGTTCATGGTCGTCGGTACCGGCGCCGAGCGGGCCCGCCTGGAAGCCCGGCAGGCCGAGCTCAACCTGCCCAACGTCCGCCTGGTGGACAAGGTGCCCAAGGAGGACGTGCGCTACCTGATGGCGCTGACCGACGTGAGCGTCGTGCACCTGAGGCGGTCGGACCTGTTCAAGACGGTCATCCCGTCGAAGATCTTCGAGGCGATGGTCACGCGGACGCCGATCGTGCTGGGGGTGGAAGGGGAGACCAGGGCGATCATCGAGGCCGCGGGTGCGGGCATCCCGATCACGCCCGAGGAGGCCGGCGAGCTCGTCGAGGCGGTGCTCCGGCTGCGCAACGACCCGGTGCTGCACGCGCAGATGGGCGAGCGCGGCCACGCGTTCGTGCACGCGCACTTCGACCGGAAAAAGCTGGCGCGGTGTTATGCGGACCTGCTCGCCCGCATCGCGGGCACGGCACCCGCACCGGAGTTGCGGGCACCCGCCGAAGCCGAGGCGGTATGA
- a CDS encoding formyltransferase family protein — protein MKDEPRVILTAGFDRAPHVSILAQALQQRGCRIEGLIVVSPYNWKRLRGLIRQRGGSFVRTAIPRLLGADTEVAEEGTDDLAELMEEWGLRAGSLRAWARKTNVTYRMVSSINESEAVELVREKQPDWVVYGGGGILREAIIDAARGRILNAHSGPLPEIRGMNACEWSLLLGYAPTVTIHLINRGIDTGGVISTHPVPVRPGDTIETLRRRCVAMGVRALLETVLHPPASLPPPLQHAEQHRQCFVMAPAIKELLARRLAQGQYLSTSNTSTA, from the coding sequence ATGAAGGACGAACCGCGTGTAATACTGACGGCGGGATTTGATCGCGCCCCGCACGTATCGATTCTGGCCCAGGCGTTGCAGCAGCGAGGATGTCGTATCGAAGGACTCATCGTTGTCAGCCCGTATAACTGGAAGAGACTGAGAGGACTGATCCGGCAGCGAGGAGGAAGCTTTGTTCGCACTGCCATCCCTCGTCTGCTGGGAGCGGATACCGAAGTGGCCGAAGAAGGAACCGATGACCTCGCCGAGTTGATGGAGGAGTGGGGCCTCCGGGCCGGTTCGCTGCGTGCCTGGGCGCGCAAGACGAATGTGACGTATCGGATGGTCTCCTCGATCAATGAGTCAGAGGCCGTCGAACTCGTGCGCGAGAAGCAACCGGACTGGGTGGTATACGGCGGTGGGGGTATCCTCCGTGAGGCGATCATCGATGCAGCCAGAGGCCGTATTCTGAATGCGCATTCCGGTCCGCTGCCGGAAATTCGTGGCATGAATGCCTGTGAATGGTCACTGCTTCTGGGATATGCCCCCACGGTCACGATTCATCTCATCAACCGCGGGATCGATACGGGGGGGGTGATCTCCACTCATCCGGTGCCGGTTCGCCCCGGGGATACGATCGAGACCTTACGTCGCCGGTGTGTGGCCATGGGCGTGCGTGCCCTGCTGGAAACGGTTCTCCATCCCCCGGCCTCGTTGCCGCCACCCCTTCAGCACGCCGAGCAGCACCGGCAGTGCTTCGTGATGGCCCCTGCCATCAAGGAACTGCTGGCACGCCGCCTCGCGCAGGGGCAGTACCTCTCGACGTCAAACACGAGCACAGCGTGA
- a CDS encoding bi-domain-containing oxidoreductase, protein MYQILQNIKSGETRLETVPPPADWAGGVRVRTAASLISAGTEKMLIDLAQKSLVGKAQARPDLVRQVLQKVKKEGLLNTFRNVMSKMEKPMPLGYSAAGIVEAVGREVTGFKAGDRVAIAGAGYANHAEINVVPKNLVALIPDGVSFEEASYTTVASIALQGVRLARPELGDNVVVVGLGLIGLITVQLLRAGGCRVLGLDLDPKKVALGLELGMDTGVVSSQEDPVAAVERFTRGRGADYTLITAATKSNGPIELAGEITRRKGQVIAVGAVGMNIPRDVYYKKELEVKISMSYGPGRYDPSYEEGGIDYPYDYVRWTEQRNMEAVLDLMVRGYLDVKPLTTHRFPIDRALEAYELISEGKEPYVGIVLTYDVDRPQVPVVRVKPASAHTAKDRLGVGFVGAGNYAALHLLPHLQKDDRVALAGLVTATGLNARQKADKFGFAYCTTDLQAVLDDPDVDAVFIATRHSTHADFTVRALEAGKHVFVEKPMVVSEEQLEAVKAAYEAALAKRPVGLMVGLNRRFAPMVAAMREALPAGAKQMIYRVNSGAIPTSTWLHEPDEGGGMLVGEMCHFIDLMQYLSGERPVRVYAQALALHRADLADHDNVVITLTFDGGSVGTLAYSTVGDKAAPKERLEVYGGGTVAVLDDFRRLEITRGGATKREKAMNQDKGQARQLAETVAAFRTQGAAPIPFDELVNGMQAVFAARQSLASGQPVELTPYRMEKIFEN, encoded by the coding sequence ATGTACCAGATCCTTCAGAACATAAAATCGGGAGAGACGCGGCTGGAGACGGTGCCGCCTCCGGCGGACTGGGCCGGCGGGGTGCGGGTGCGCACGGCGGCTTCGCTCATCAGCGCCGGGACGGAGAAGATGCTCATCGACCTGGCGCAGAAGAGCCTGGTCGGCAAGGCGCAGGCGCGGCCGGACCTCGTGCGGCAGGTGCTGCAGAAGGTGAAAAAGGAGGGCCTCCTGAACACCTTCCGCAACGTGATGTCGAAGATGGAGAAGCCCATGCCGCTGGGCTACAGCGCCGCCGGTATCGTGGAGGCGGTGGGGCGCGAGGTGACGGGCTTCAAGGCGGGCGACCGGGTGGCCATCGCCGGGGCCGGGTACGCCAACCACGCCGAGATCAACGTGGTGCCGAAGAACCTGGTGGCCCTCATCCCGGATGGCGTCTCGTTCGAGGAGGCGTCGTACACCACCGTGGCGAGCATCGCCCTGCAGGGGGTGCGCCTGGCCCGCCCCGAACTGGGGGACAACGTGGTGGTCGTGGGGCTGGGGCTCATCGGCCTGATCACGGTGCAGCTCCTGCGCGCAGGCGGCTGCCGCGTCCTCGGCCTCGACCTCGATCCGAAGAAGGTGGCCCTCGGCCTCGAGCTGGGCATGGACACCGGGGTCGTGTCCTCGCAGGAGGATCCGGTGGCCGCCGTTGAGCGGTTCACGCGGGGGCGGGGTGCCGATTACACGCTCATCACGGCGGCCACGAAGAGCAACGGCCCCATCGAGCTGGCCGGCGAGATCACCCGTCGGAAGGGGCAGGTCATCGCGGTCGGGGCGGTCGGGATGAACATCCCGCGCGACGTTTACTACAAGAAGGAACTCGAGGTCAAGATCTCGATGTCGTACGGGCCGGGGCGGTACGACCCCTCGTACGAGGAGGGCGGGATCGACTACCCGTACGACTACGTCCGGTGGACCGAGCAGCGCAACATGGAGGCCGTCCTCGACCTGATGGTCCGCGGCTACCTCGACGTGAAGCCCCTCACCACCCATCGCTTCCCCATCGACCGGGCGCTGGAGGCTTACGAACTGATCAGCGAGGGGAAGGAGCCGTACGTGGGGATCGTGCTCACGTACGACGTCGACCGCCCGCAGGTGCCCGTGGTGCGGGTGAAGCCGGCCTCGGCGCACACGGCGAAGGATCGCCTCGGCGTCGGGTTCGTGGGAGCCGGCAACTACGCGGCGCTCCACCTGCTGCCGCACCTGCAGAAGGATGACCGGGTTGCGCTCGCCGGGCTGGTCACGGCCACCGGCCTCAATGCCAGGCAAAAGGCGGACAAGTTCGGCTTCGCGTACTGCACCACCGACCTGCAGGCCGTCCTTGACGATCCGGATGTGGACGCGGTCTTCATCGCCACGCGCCACAGCACCCACGCCGACTTCACCGTGCGGGCGCTCGAAGCGGGCAAGCACGTCTTCGTCGAGAAGCCGATGGTGGTCTCGGAGGAACAGCTCGAGGCGGTGAAGGCAGCCTACGAGGCGGCGCTGGCGAAGCGGCCCGTCGGGCTGATGGTGGGCCTCAACCGCCGCTTCGCGCCGATGGTGGCGGCGATGCGGGAGGCCCTGCCGGCGGGGGCGAAGCAGATGATCTACCGGGTCAACAGCGGGGCCATTCCTACCTCCACGTGGCTCCACGAGCCGGACGAGGGCGGGGGGATGCTCGTCGGGGAGATGTGCCACTTCATCGACCTGATGCAGTACCTCTCCGGCGAGCGGCCCGTGCGGGTCTACGCGCAGGCGCTGGCCCTCCACCGCGCCGACCTGGCCGACCACGACAACGTGGTCATCACTCTCACGTTCGACGGCGGCTCGGTGGGGACGCTGGCCTACAGCACCGTGGGCGACAAGGCCGCGCCGAAGGAGCGGCTGGAGGTCTACGGCGGCGGCACGGTGGCCGTCCTCGACGACTTCCGGCGGCTGGAGATCACCCGCGGCGGTGCGACGAAGCGGGAGAAGGCGATGAACCAGGACAAGGGCCAGGCCCGCCAACTGGCCGAGACGGTCGCAGCCTTCCGCACGCAGGGCGCCGCGCCGATCCCGTTCGACGAACTGGTCAACGGGATGCAGGCCGTCTTTGCGGCCCGGCAGTCGCTGGCCTCCGGGCAGCCCGTCGAGCTGACGCCGTATCGAATGGAGAAAATATTCGAGAATTGA
- a CDS encoding glycosyltransferase family 2 protein, whose protein sequence is MKRPDPGNWRTWQYEDYLRYFLSIEGVRQRMKGRGFPLDALTDNELWQFCAPIRTRIEEKFGRSESPRVSIALVAYNEERELIPTLLSYTLLDCPPGLAELIVVDNNSTDRTRDVIQACGARYVLCKEQGTPFARAAGLAASHPDTEYIWMSDGDVRVVPPIKREEDLLRPGTVFQTAYRFLEAHPRTVGVSTGAVIEHAHWSYRLIHILALKLKRTSKYSCWSGSNQFVRKRVLAESGGIDTSVLFGEDQYRHFQLARWAKANKMHLNSANMSEEIADPVYYSGRRYATLGHVILHLWDTLKRGSYFEKDEYGWALHKKNIGWRQVR, encoded by the coding sequence ATGAAACGACCGGACCCTGGAAACTGGAGAACCTGGCAGTACGAAGATTACCTTCGATACTTTCTGAGTATTGAAGGTGTCAGGCAGCGCATGAAGGGCCGAGGATTCCCACTCGATGCGTTGACAGACAATGAACTGTGGCAATTCTGCGCACCTATCCGGACGCGGATCGAAGAAAAATTTGGCCGGAGTGAATCTCCGCGCGTTTCGATTGCGCTGGTTGCGTACAACGAAGAGCGTGAACTCATTCCGACACTTCTCTCGTATACGCTGCTCGATTGTCCGCCGGGACTGGCAGAGCTTATCGTTGTAGATAACAACTCCACCGATCGCACGCGAGATGTTATTCAGGCCTGTGGGGCTCGATATGTGCTGTGTAAAGAGCAAGGGACACCGTTTGCCCGGGCAGCCGGGCTGGCGGCCTCACATCCTGATACCGAATACATCTGGATGTCAGACGGAGATGTTCGCGTGGTGCCGCCCATCAAGAGGGAAGAGGATCTGCTGAGGCCTGGAACGGTGTTTCAAACGGCCTATCGCTTTTTAGAAGCCCATCCGCGTACGGTGGGGGTGTCTACCGGTGCCGTCATTGAGCATGCACATTGGAGCTATCGGTTAATTCATATTCTTGCTCTGAAGTTGAAGCGAACAAGTAAATATAGCTGCTGGTCAGGTTCAAATCAGTTTGTTCGAAAAAGAGTGTTGGCAGAAAGTGGTGGAATAGACACGTCAGTTTTATTTGGTGAAGATCAATACCGTCATTTCCAATTGGCAAGATGGGCTAAAGCTAATAAAATGCATCTTAACTCCGCTAACATGAGTGAGGAAATTGCCGATCCTGTTTATTATAGTGGGCGTCGATATGCTACGCTAGGTCATGTTATATTGCATCTGTGGGATACTCTGAAAAGAGGGAGCTATTTTGAGAAAGATGAGTATGGATGGGCTTTGCATAAGAAAAATATTGGCTGGAGACAAGTGCGATAG
- a CDS encoding heparinase II/III family protein — translation MKSPDEWMRFWRTVWHHRPEQLWARLHLMLRRHWRVRHAERYRRRLLEAPVPELILREPLPRPLFAPRTQLAREEADRVVLTFLNESRTFQLPFDWRPKELQYGTRLWLLNLHYMEFLEALSDETCRAVIDDWIERVLPYQEKYWLDNWNSYALSIRCVVWMQQYAVRWTRWPESFRKRMLISLYVQQRFLYENIELDIGGNHLIKNIKALLWAGRFWNLREADKWYEKGAELLRSEVARQILPDGMHYERSPAYHAQVFADLIECYYVLKEGELKKHLGSVLDQMAQVLVDLTHPDGKVSLFNDGGLNMAFAPDESLRVWQNLGGRGKTPRRSFALKEAGYYGFRDGNFVLVDCGIIAPEELPAHGHGDILSFEWTIGGKRIIVDTGVYEYNPGERRHYSRSTKAHNTVTIDGKDQCEFWGAFRVGRLARVRCIKYEERNGGFILVGEHDGYRYLLGRPVHRRRYEVSPQKIVVRDQIHGGAGQDVEARLLLHPGCRVEQQADTWLIRREDVDVCLETDAEVELVTAEWFPDFGEAHPCTQIVMRYPPAPCEGGFSLERLSE, via the coding sequence GTGAAGTCGCCTGACGAGTGGATGCGTTTCTGGCGCACGGTGTGGCATCATCGCCCGGAACAACTCTGGGCACGTCTGCACCTGATGCTTCGCCGTCACTGGCGGGTTCGCCACGCGGAACGATACCGGCGGCGGTTGCTGGAAGCCCCGGTTCCTGAACTGATCCTTCGGGAACCTCTGCCGCGTCCTCTGTTTGCACCGCGGACCCAACTCGCGCGAGAAGAAGCAGATCGTGTCGTTCTGACGTTCCTGAACGAATCGCGTACGTTCCAGTTGCCCTTCGACTGGCGTCCGAAAGAGCTTCAATACGGCACCCGTCTATGGCTTTTGAACCTTCACTACATGGAGTTCCTCGAAGCGCTGTCGGATGAAACCTGCAGGGCGGTCATTGACGACTGGATCGAACGGGTGCTGCCGTATCAGGAGAAATACTGGCTCGACAACTGGAACAGCTATGCGCTTTCCATCCGCTGTGTCGTATGGATGCAGCAATACGCCGTGAGGTGGACACGGTGGCCGGAGAGTTTCAGGAAGCGTATGCTTATCTCGCTGTATGTGCAACAGCGTTTCCTCTATGAAAACATTGAATTAGATATCGGAGGCAATCATCTCATCAAGAATATCAAGGCCCTGTTATGGGCCGGCAGATTCTGGAATCTTCGGGAAGCTGACAAATGGTATGAAAAGGGCGCAGAACTTTTGCGAAGCGAAGTGGCACGGCAGATACTGCCGGATGGAATGCACTATGAACGTTCCCCGGCATATCACGCACAAGTATTTGCCGACCTGATCGAATGTTACTACGTATTGAAGGAGGGCGAACTCAAGAAGCATCTGGGTTCTGTTCTGGATCAGATGGCACAGGTGCTGGTAGATTTGACCCATCCGGACGGCAAAGTCAGCCTTTTCAATGACGGTGGTTTGAACATGGCCTTTGCACCGGACGAAAGTCTTCGTGTATGGCAGAATTTGGGCGGGCGAGGGAAGACGCCACGTCGTTCCTTCGCACTGAAAGAAGCCGGATACTATGGTTTTCGGGATGGGAATTTTGTGTTGGTTGATTGCGGCATCATTGCTCCTGAAGAATTGCCTGCACATGGTCATGGAGACATTCTTTCTTTCGAGTGGACGATCGGCGGTAAGCGCATAATCGTGGATACAGGGGTCTATGAGTACAATCCCGGAGAACGGAGGCATTATTCCAGAAGTACGAAAGCACACAATACGGTTACCATAGATGGTAAGGATCAGTGTGAATTCTGGGGAGCATTCAGAGTAGGTCGTCTGGCACGTGTGCGCTGTATCAAGTATGAAGAACGGAATGGAGGATTCATTCTTGTCGGCGAGCATGACGGCTACAGATACCTTCTCGGGCGGCCGGTGCACCGGCGAAGGTATGAAGTGTCTCCGCAAAAAATCGTGGTGAGGGACCAGATACATGGAGGAGCCGGGCAAGACGTGGAAGCCCGGCTCTTGTTGCATCCAGGCTGTCGCGTGGAGCAGCAGGCGGACACGTGGCTGATTCGACGAGAGGACGTGGATGTTTGCCTGGAGACGGACGCCGAAGTCGAACTGGTAACGGCCGAGTGGTTTCCTGATTTCGGAGAGGCTCATCCCTGCACACAGATCGTGATGCGTTATCCACCGGCACCATGCGAGGGAGGTTTTTCACTGGAACGTCTATCCGAATAG
- a CDS encoding alcohol dehydrogenase catalytic domain-containing protein produces MQQILQNIKSGETRLETVPPPADWAGGVRVRTAASLISAGTEKMLIDLVQKSLVGKVQARPDLVRQVLQKVKKDGLPNTFRNVMSKMEKPMPLGYSATGIVEAVGREVTGFKAGDRRVGTGMGFFAAGGSVNSQR; encoded by the coding sequence ATGCAACAAATCCTCCAAAACATAAAATCGGGTGAGACGCGGCTGGAGACGGTGCCGCCGCCGGCGGACTGGGCCGGCGGGGTGCGGGTGCGCACGGCGGCTTCGCTCATCAGCGCCGGGACGGAGAAGATGCTCATCGACCTGGTGCAGAAGAGCCTGGTCGGCAAGGTGCAGGCGCGGCCGGACCTCGTACGGCAGGTGCTGCAGAAGGTGAAGAAGGATGGCCTCCCGAACACCTTCCGCAACGTGATGTCGAAGATGGAGAAGCCCATGCCGCTGGGCTACAGCGCCACTGGCATCGTGGAGGCAGTGGGGCGCGAGGTGACGGGCTTCAAGGCGGGCGACCGGAGGGTGGGCACCGGTATGGGTTTTTTTGCCGCTGGCGGGTCGGTCAACTCGCAGCGGTGA
- a CDS encoding sulfotransferase, whose amino-acid sequence MFEENMIAKNRMLFSSRIMEFVFRIGKFCPVKKRNFQVYCVGAPRSGTKSLAALFARVCRAAHEPLTRPTLKLVTDFEEGRFDRKTIEKMLIGRDRFLSLEMESSHYLYPLTPVLLDLFEESKFILTTRDPMKWLRSMINKSVSTKRDNWWSEWYQRKFHCDAFHVKNGIDGLRPYLEYWVSHNQFVLENVPKNKLLVLDLESVLKGNLAVVWDFVGLQGVSLCETNVHENRRKYVLDILDVYSEDEVRKLIDDVCGETMVRLGGEIGVLHEKK is encoded by the coding sequence ATGTTTGAAGAAAATATGATTGCAAAAAATAGAATGCTTTTCAGTTCTAGAATAATGGAATTTGTTTTTAGGATAGGAAAATTTTGTCCTGTCAAAAAAAGAAATTTTCAAGTGTACTGTGTTGGTGCACCACGTAGTGGCACGAAAAGTCTGGCTGCTCTTTTTGCAAGGGTGTGCAGAGCAGCACATGAGCCTCTTACCCGGCCTACTTTGAAGTTGGTAACTGACTTTGAAGAAGGTAGATTTGATCGTAAGACTATAGAAAAGATGCTTATAGGAAGGGATAGGTTTCTATCTTTGGAGATGGAATCTTCTCATTATTTATACCCTCTCACTCCTGTGTTGCTTGATCTGTTTGAAGAATCCAAGTTCATTTTGACTACAAGAGATCCTATGAAATGGTTGCGGTCAATGATAAACAAGAGTGTTTCTACAAAAAGAGATAATTGGTGGAGTGAGTGGTATCAAAGGAAGTTTCATTGTGATGCATTCCATGTGAAAAATGGCATTGATGGGTTGCGTCCCTATTTAGAATATTGGGTTAGTCATAATCAATTTGTTTTGGAAAATGTGCCTAAAAATAAATTGCTTGTGTTGGACTTGGAAAGTGTTCTCAAGGGCAACTTAGCTGTTGTGTGGGATTTTGTTGGATTGCAGGGTGTTTCTTTGTGTGAAACGAATGTCCATGAAAATAGACGAAAATATGTATTGGATATTCTTGATGTTTATTCTGAAGATGAGGTGAGAAAATTGATTGATGACGTGTGTGGCGAAACGATGGTGAGACTGGGTGGAGAAATCGGTGTGCTTCATGAAAAGAAATAG
- a CDS encoding glycosyltransferase family 2 protein encodes MNTTEPVTETHTHRVERRGTVPVSVLIAVRNEAQNLPRCLAALDGWADEVVVVDSQSTDGTVEIAEAHGATVLQFHYNGGWPKKRQWALETFDFRNDWILILDADEILLDPIKAEIAEAIRRDDHDGYWLRFQLHFLGRQLRHGGFDLWKLFLFRKGRGHYERRIDGEQTPHMADIEVHEHVVVDGRVGRLRNPIRHENWNSLYRYIEKHNEYSEWEARVYFEGHGGEVPPRFFGTQAERRRWLKARLVRLPGFPLLTFFYHYVFRLGFLDGRPGLIYCTLKGVQRFHAKAKWYELEMKHETRDL; translated from the coding sequence ATGAACACGACCGAGCCGGTGACGGAAACGCATACGCATCGGGTTGAACGGCGGGGGACCGTGCCGGTCTCCGTACTGATCGCCGTCCGCAACGAGGCGCAGAACCTGCCGCGCTGCCTGGCCGCACTCGACGGCTGGGCGGACGAGGTGGTGGTGGTCGACTCGCAGAGCACCGACGGGACGGTCGAGATCGCCGAGGCACACGGCGCCACGGTCCTGCAGTTCCATTACAACGGCGGCTGGCCCAAGAAGCGGCAGTGGGCGCTGGAGACGTTTGACTTCCGCAACGACTGGATTCTGATCCTGGACGCCGACGAGATCCTGCTCGACCCCATCAAGGCCGAGATCGCCGAGGCCATCCGGCGCGACGACCACGACGGCTACTGGCTTCGCTTCCAGCTCCACTTCCTCGGCCGCCAGCTCCGCCACGGCGGATTCGACCTCTGGAAGCTGTTCCTCTTTCGCAAAGGCAGGGGACACTACGAGCGGCGCATCGACGGCGAGCAGACGCCCCACATGGCCGACATCGAGGTGCACGAGCACGTGGTGGTCGACGGCCGGGTAGGCCGGCTCCGCAATCCGATCCGGCACGAGAACTGGAACTCGCTCTACCGGTACATCGAGAAGCACAACGAGTACTCGGAGTGGGAGGCGCGGGTGTATTTCGAAGGGCATGGTGGGGAAGTCCCGCCCCGCTTCTTCGGCACCCAGGCCGAGCGCCGGCGCTGGCTGAAGGCTCGCCTGGTGCGCCTTCCCGGTTTTCCGCTGCTCACGTTTTTTTATCACTATGTCTTTCGTCTCGGTTTTCTCGACGGTCGTCCCGGGCTGATCTACTGCACCCTCAAAGGCGTGCAGCGTTTTCACGCCAAGGCGAAGTGGTATGAGTTGGAAATGAAGCATGAGACGCGTGATCTCTGA
- a CDS encoding sulfotransferase family 2 domain-containing protein, with the protein MYWRLRERYFQNYLFIHIPKTGGRSIETALGCLYEHKTALQKRREVGFDVWSAKFTFTFVRNPWDKAVSHYAYLKKTGQDFLEEDNIDFRSWVRLVFVDRNPRYISKPLHFAPQTEWIMDLEGKQLVDYVGRFERFEADFAEVCRRIGVERQLPHQNSSHRRKDYRTYYDDETAQIIADVYASDLSYFGYSFDANGVLS; encoded by the coding sequence GTGTACTGGCGACTGCGAGAGCGCTATTTCCAGAACTACCTGTTCATTCATATCCCCAAAACCGGCGGACGGAGTATCGAGACGGCTCTGGGGTGTCTCTATGAGCACAAAACGGCTTTGCAGAAGCGAAGAGAAGTGGGGTTCGATGTCTGGAGTGCAAAGTTTACGTTCACTTTCGTGCGCAATCCCTGGGATAAAGCCGTATCCCACTATGCCTATTTGAAAAAGACGGGTCAGGATTTTCTCGAAGAGGACAATATTGACTTTCGTTCGTGGGTGCGACTGGTTTTTGTCGATCGGAATCCTAGATACATATCCAAGCCCCTGCATTTTGCGCCTCAGACGGAATGGATTATGGATCTGGAGGGGAAACAACTGGTCGACTATGTAGGGCGCTTCGAACGGTTCGAGGCGGACTTCGCCGAGGTGTGCAGGCGTATCGGTGTTGAACGACAACTTCCCCATCAGAACAGCTCGCACCGGCGCAAAGACTACCGGACGTATTACGATGACGAGACGGCTCAGATCATAGCTGATGTATACGCTTCGGATCTGAGCTATTTTGGTTACTCCTTCGATGCAAATGGCGTTTTGTCATGA